GAGGAAGCAGAGCAAGGCCACCCGGGCCAAGCCAATCTGGCTGCACACTATCCCTGCATTGCCCCCAGACAGTTCTCCACAGGTCCCATAAGACAGGAAGTGCAGCAGAAGGCAGAGGGCCCAAAGCAGGGCACACACGATGGCTGATGTGTGGGGGGGCCGGTGACGGTGGTAGCATGAAGGCCAGAGAGTGGCAGCACACTGCTCCATGCTGATGGCCCCCAGGAGGCTCAGGCCCACTGTGTAGAAGAAGAACCTCAGGGCCAGGAGGCTGTCGTAGACATAATGGGGAAAGCTAAAGTGTTGCTGAAGGGTTTCGGGAATGACGATCACCAAGTGGCAGCAAAGAAAGAGGAAGTCGGCGCTGGCCAAGTCGAGGAAGTAGATGGAGAAGTTGTTCCGATGGATCCGGCTGCTTAGGAGCCCCAGGATGATGCCGTTCCCGACCAGCCCCACCAGCCCCACCAGCTCTGTCAGAGTGAGGATGATAATGCTGAAGACAAACCCTTCATCCTTGCTCCTACTCATGATGGGATGACTCATGGCCTGGGTCCAGTTACCATCACCACGATTCCAGGCTGAGACTATGGGACCCTGTTTTCCAACACCTGTATCCAGGCTCGGGAATCCTCTGTGGGACTCTGCTGCCACCCAATGTCTTGTGTCCTGTGAACACAAGGTCACCATGGAGATGCATCAGGAATTCTGGGTGTGGCCAGGGTGGACTCTTTCCATGAGTTCCTCCCCAGTCTTGGACTCAAACCCTCCGTGACATCCAGGGGAGATAAGACATGTGGAGGTCAGGGTTGTGGTTCAAGAAGCCTTTTCCCCCATGGAATGATTCAACATTCCATCAATGATGTAATCGCCTGGAATGACCAGCCCCTTCACTTTCCAAGGCAGCAGGGGACAAAAGCCCGTCACCAGGCAAAATATCTAATTGCAGAAGGCTGGAAAGTCTCAGCCTACTTGAGAGTTAATGCATGGAAAAACTGAAAGGGCTTTTAATGAGCAGCTCAGAGAAGCTTCTCTCAGCTTGGAACTGAGTGGAGACTCTGGGGCACCATTGCTCAAAGAGGGATGCATTCTGCTTTTCTAGGATGCAGGCTGCAATTAAAATTTGGAATCATTGGGAAATGAGAATTTCACTTTAGAGCCAATTGGGAAGTAGCTTTTAGAgaaaagctaggcaattattgtttgGTGCTCCTTAGTGGGTTAGGAAGGGGCACCCCTCTGAAAGAGATATTTGAACCATTgcatccttttctctccttttcaattTCCTGTTGAGTTTTCTCTGGGTAGATGGGGGTGTGCTCTTTTTGGGGTAGAAAGGAAGGAGGCTTTTCTTGCTTGACTTTCAGGGTTTGCTCATATCCTGGCTATCATCAAGAATCACTGGACTTCTCTGAAGTGGCAGTGACCTGGGAACTGAAAGGAGGGTAGTGGCATGCTTGGGCAACCAAAAGTTTTCTTCACCTTTACCCTGCCCATAGTCCTAGTCTGCcccctttgacttttctgaagttcagAAAGGCTGCAGATTAGATCCTAGATGTGCCCTTGCATAGTTAGGACCTTatgagggaggggaaaatgtttattaaacaagTAAACTTAGAAGTAGTTTTaatccctcttctcctctctcccccgGGCCATCTTGTTACCAAAGAAAACTTAAGCTCCATTTTTTCAGGAACTTCTTCCTAAGTTCTCTTGCTACCCTTTCTTCCCAGTTCCTCTGGACTTTGCTCAAGGGACTGCCACCCAGGTCCTGGTCCTCAGGGCTAATCTTTCGCTTTCTGAGCCATCTATTCACTCCATCTTGCAGAACCCCATCAATGACTTCAGAATGTACCTTGAGGAAGTTCTACTCCAGCTGACCCCCTAAGTAGCCAAGTAGAAAAACCTGGATCTGGCATCATCAAATTCCATGAGGTCTgaggtggaagggacctcagagaccctGTGGACCAACCTATGTGCTCTGGGCAGAAATCAAATGAATTCCTGAGCATGGACCTGAGTGCCACAAACCAGGAGAATGTGTTCTCTGACAGATTAGGGATCATGAAACCAACATCTTTGTGCCTTCAGTGCCAACCTATGGGAGATCTGACTTAGGGTGAATTGTAGCTGGTGAggaccctccctccctccctcctcctttctctcctttctcacccCTCCCTCCATCCTGGATTTTTGAAGGTCTCCAGTGTATGCGCTACACCACCTCCAAAGGAGGCTTATTCTACTTTCAGATACccttaatttttaagaatttcttatTTCAgggaacctggattcaaatcctgttacTTTTTATAGCCAATATGAATGTTGGTAAAACACATATCCTTTATAGGGTTTTAGGCTGCCCCTCGATAAAATAAACGAGGTTAGATTAGATAATATCTAAGACACAATCCACATGAAGGCCTTTTACTCTATTTCCCCAACCCAATTGGTGCTTGATATCTCCCAAAgattctccctcccttttctctctgtcCAAACCTCTCATACCTTGTGACTTCCTACCTGgtacttgcccccccccccccccacttaggAAGTGAGGTTGGAATTGCAGGACTAAGGTACCAACAatcacccctccccttcccaccccatcCCTGGAAGTATAAGTGACCATGGGAGACATTAAGGAAGAGATGAGGAACTAGGAAAAAGATAAGGGAAAAGGAGATAgactaaagaaggaaattgagatgCTCACCCTTGCCTTGTCCCTGCCCCAGGGCAGGGTGCATTGGCTCCCACAACAGTTCTCCACCTCCCCAGAGGTTCCCTGGGCTGCACCATCAGCTTAACAGCCTAAGCCCCAGGAAGGACCCAACATTGTGGAGCAAAAATGGTCTAGTCAGGGAGTCTTGGGGGTTGGGAAATGgttgaggagagaagaaaaccaaataggtGTCCAGAGAGGACAGGACTTGCGTCTAGGGGAGCTCTGTGTCATATGCATGGAGGAAAAGAACTTGCCTACCCCTTGGGCAGTCAAGGATCCTAGAGAGCCTCTTCTGTCAGCCCAGTGGCTTCGGGCAGCACCCAGCTCTGTCTTGGGCTCCATCCACCTGTAGTAGGAAATCAGGAGGGAGAACCCAGGGGCCTCAGCTTTCCCAAAGTTagtccaggggaaaaaatgatttcttCCACCTTCCTTGGTGGTCTAAGGGGAGTGGGGGTGATTTCATTAGTGCCCTTCAGGGCAATGGGAAGGTCAGGGGGGAAGAGGATGTCTGCCTAATAGCCATTTAGAGGGCCCATGGGGAACAGTTGATCATCGGTCCAGAGCCCAGAACTCAAGGAAGTGAGCTCATGTTGCAGCATGAGAGATGGGAATAGACCGAAGTCCAATTCAGGAACAACAGATGCTCAATGAGGAGGGAACCGTGGCCAAGCCAAGCAGAAAACCGTCTCAAGGCTGTTTAGATTGGAGCTGTGGCTAGGTCTGGGGGTCCAGGAGGGGACCCCAGCAACACTCCCCCCCCAACACTCCCCCCCACACTCCCCCCTAACACTCCCCCCCACCAAcactcccccccactcccccccactcccccccactccccccaacaCTCCCCCCAACACTCCCCCCCCACACTCCCCCCCcacactcccccccccactccccccaacaCTCCCCCCACACTCCCCCCCACCAACACTCCCCCCCaacactcccccccccaacactCCCCCCCACACTCCCCCCAACACTCCTCCCCACCAACACTCCCCCTCACACTCCCCCCCCACACTCCCCCCAACACTCCCCCCGCAACACTCCCCCCACACTCCCCCCAtactccccccccactccccccccactcccccccaacACTCCCCCCCCACACTCCcccccaacaccccccccccccagcttcttTTCTCGGAGGCCCTATGCCCAGTGCCTTCCTCCCATACACTTTTCCCAGTAGACAGGAGCCAGAAAGCTCTGGGGTGGCCCCTCCACGTCCCGCCCCCCACCACGGGGGGCTCAGGCCCTTGCTCTCCTCCGCCCCTGGCTGGGTGCAGGGGGCTCTGAACCTCACCTGGGGGAGCTGCGGCGGCGCGACGAGGGCGGCTCCCGGCCGGCGGCTTGCAGGCGGATGGGGAGAGGGGCAGGGGGCCGTCACGTGGTGCGGGTTCACGGTCACGGGCTCCAGGGCTGCCTCCGCCTCTCCCTCCGCCCCTGGGGCGCCCCTCCCCTTGCAGCCCCAGGACTGgggcccgcgccgccgccgccttTCCAGAACCATCTGCTGTTTCTTCCAGCTGGCTCCCGAGGGGCCCAGAAGTGGCAGGGAGGTCTGCCTGGGGGTCTGCACCCCAGAGTCTGACAGGCCCTCCTGCCTTTGGACCGACCCACTCTCTGAGCTCCGGGTACCTCCTGTTCCTCACCACGCTCCCATGATGGGGATGGGGAATCGGACCGGCAGGTCGCACGTTCCCaggtgaggacactgaggcagccTCACACAGCTCAAGCGTCCCCAAAGGCGAGCCCAGGTTTGTCCTGGCCTTAGGCTCCCGACAATCATCCTTTCCAAAGAATCCTCAggattctccccttcccccccccagtcctggaccccccccccccccaccagttcACTTCAGCGCACTGAGGGTTCCCGATGGAATCTGGCCGGAAGCCAGGGGATCGCAACAAATTCCTCCACACA
The Macrotis lagotis isolate mMagLag1 chromosome 3, bilby.v1.9.chrom.fasta, whole genome shotgun sequence genome window above contains:
- the MRGPRE gene encoding mas-related G-protein coupled receptor member E, which codes for MSHPIMSRSKDEGFVFSIIILTLTELVGLVGLVGNGIILGLLSSRIHRNNFSIYFLDLASADFLFLCCHLVIVIPETLQQHFSFPHYVYDSLLALRFFFYTVGLSLLGAISMEQCAATLWPSCYHRHRPPHTSAIVCALLWALCLLLHFLSYGTCGELSGGNAGIVCSQIGLARVALLCFLLVMMCVSSLVLLLRVECGSQRRWPQQFYLITLFSVLTFLFCGLPFGIYRLSLNWMKIPPHYYCLSILMACVNSSAKPPIYLCVGKLRRLRFREPFKAVLLRALGDEEELGEGGEILDTGPVEV